The window GTTAAGATGCCTTGAGTGAACGCTCAAGTCAATACGCTTGCGTCGTATAGGTTAATATGGAAAGATCCGCCGCCAATAAAGGAAAGGATGTGTTATGAGCCAGCTCGATAGTGACGTTTGGTACGTTATTCGCACGAAGCCTAAACAGGAAGAGCGCGCCGCATTAAACCTGGAAAACCAAGGGTTTGAGGTGTTTGCGCCTAAGTTAACGGTGAAAAAACTTCGTCGTGGCGTTCGTACGTCAGTTGTTGAGCCCATGTTTCCGAATTACTTGTTTGTGAAGCTGGACGATATCATTGAGCAGTTTTACAAAATACGCAGTACCTATGGTGTGGCTGGCGTTCTCAGGTTTGGTAACAACATTCCCAAAATTCCACAACAGTGGGTCGACGACATGAAAGGCGTTGACGAGCTGACCGATGAACAAGCCCCGAAAGTGGGTGATAGCGTCGAAATTCAGCAAGGTCCGTTCCGTGGATTCCTTGCTAAAATTGTTCAGCTTGACGGCGAGTCACGATGCTTCGTGATGCTCGAGTGGATGCAAAAAGAAGTGAAAGCCAACTTCAGTTACAAAGAGCTACAGTTTAAGTAGCCCTTTTCCGACGCACTAACCACGCGACTGGCACCAATAATAATAACCAGGCTGCATTACCGCCGCTGCCGCCCTCTGACGGCGCTTCGCTAACGGTAAAACGGGTCGTTGTGGTCTCGCTGTTACCCTCGGTGTCGCTGGCGGTCAGGCGATATTCATACTCACCGGTAGACAGACTGCCTAATGATGCAGTGGCCGTATCCCCCTCATAATTGACGTTGGACACAGTGGTTTCGCTGCCGTCACTATTCACTCGGGCGACCTCAATGCTTGGCGCATCTAAGTTGCCGTCAGCGTCGGTCACCGTTGCGGTTAATGACACGCTCTGCCCTGCTATTGTATTACTGGCCCGGAAGCTTCGTATGGTCGGCGCAATGGCGCGAGGCTCTATAGTGAGAGACACATTAATGCTGTCACTACCGTCACTAAAGTTGATTTGCAGTGGCACAGACAACGCATCGTCCACGGACGGTGTTTCACCCGTTAGCTGAATGCGC is drawn from Idiomarina piscisalsi and contains these coding sequences:
- the rfaH gene encoding transcription/translation regulatory transformer protein RfaH: MSQLDSDVWYVIRTKPKQEERAALNLENQGFEVFAPKLTVKKLRRGVRTSVVEPMFPNYLFVKLDDIIEQFYKIRSTYGVAGVLRFGNNIPKIPQQWVDDMKGVDELTDEQAPKVGDSVEIQQGPFRGFLAKIVQLDGESRCFVMLEWMQKEVKANFSYKELQFK